Proteins found in one Bacillota bacterium genomic segment:
- a CDS encoding transcriptional regulator has product MGYIRIGDKLVSREKIMRMVDKVLERRASGLSQQEVAGDLGLDRSFISRLETLGELRKGGKISLIGFPVGNKDELTLVAEEYGVDHVYLLTEAERWALIRERSGAELLNEIMGLLGALRAFDTVILIGSDMRIKLAEALVDKQIIPIYIGASPIREDKYVDPSELRAVLAGLRY; this is encoded by the coding sequence ATGGGCTATATCAGAATTGGCGACAAACTAGTCAGCCGCGAGAAAATTATGCGCATGGTCGACAAGGTGCTAGAGCGTCGCGCCTCTGGCCTGTCGCAGCAAGAGGTGGCGGGCGACTTAGGGCTTGACCGCAGCTTTATTTCGCGCTTAGAGACTTTGGGCGAGCTACGCAAGGGCGGCAAAATTTCGCTCATTGGCTTTCCGGTGGGCAACAAAGACGAGCTCACCCTAGTGGCGGAGGAGTATGGCGTAGACCATGTCTACTTGCTGACCGAGGCCGAGCGCTGGGCGCTTATTCGCGAGCGCAGCGGGGCGGAGCTACTGAACGAAATAATGGGGCTCCTTGGGGCACTGCGCGCCTTTGACACGGTTATTTTAATCGGTTCAGATATGCGCATAAAGCTGGCGGAGGCGCTGGTAGACAAACAGATTATACCGATATACATTGGCGCCTCGCCCATCCGTGAAGACAAGTATGTAGACCCGAGCGAGCTACGCGCGGTGCTTGCGGGGCTGCGCTACTAG